Genomic window (Streptococcus porcinus):
TCTTGCATCGTTTCAAGGATGAGTTCAAAGAAGATGGTAAATAGAAAGTCTCCGGTGTAGACGGCAATGTCTTTGCCAAACTGAGTTTGGACAGTTATTTGGCCACGGCGTAGGGGAGAATCGTCAATGACATCGTCATGAATCAGGGTGGCCATGTGAAGAATTTCCAAAGAGGCTGCAATTTTAGTCAATTGTTCAGAATTCTGTTTTTCTTTCTGGCCAAAGCTGGTAAATAAAAAGAAAAAGGCTGGACGTAGGTATTTCCCTCCTGCTTGTGCTAGCTGAATAATGGCTTCTTGTATATCAGTGTTACGGACCTGTACGCGCTTTTCGATGAGCTGGCAGACTAGTTTGATGTGTTGATCGATTTCCGGATATTTGCTCCAGTAACTTGGCATTTAGCTTCTCCTTGGATACTATTACGTTACTATTTTACCGTAATTAGGCAGTGATTGCTAGGATTATCTTCTCAGCTAAAGAAGTCCTACAAGTGCTTATTTGCAGAGGACCTCTAAACTTGTCATCGCTTCTTAAGTATGATAAGATTGATTTGAATTTTTCTTAAAATGTATGTCCATTTTAAGGTGGATTGAGGAGAAGAGAGGTGACAGATGGATTCTATTATTGAAAGAGCTCCGGCTAAAATCAATTTAGGATTAGATATTCAAGGAAAACGTGAAGACGGCTACCACGATTTAGAAATGGTCATGGTTTCGGTTGATTTATGTGATTATATTAGTGTGTCTGCCCTTGAAGAAGATTGTATTCAAGTGGCTTCTGACTGTCCTAAGATGCCCGTCAATGCAAAGAACGATGTTTTTAAAGCGGCTCGTCTGATCAAGGAAAACTATCAGATTAAATCGGGGGTTTCGATTTTTCTGACCAAGAAAATTCCTGTTTGTGCTGGAATGGGAGGTGGCTCAAGTGATGCCGCAGCGACCATTCGTGCTTTGAATCAATTATGGGAGTTAAACATGTCTGTGTCGGAGATGATACAGTTAGGAATAGAAATTGGGAGTGATGTTCCTTATTGTATTGAAGCAGGCTGCTCACGGATTTCTGGTAAAGGGGAAATTGTTCAACCAATTGACGGACAACTCTCATCTTGGGTGGTTTTGGTAAAGCCAGATTTTGGTATTTCCACGCGGACAGTTTTTCCAAATGTTGATCCTGAAAATATTTCTCGGGTTAACATTGATACAATTGTTGAAACCATTGAAAGTAATGACTATCAAGCAATGACTGCAGCTATGGGAAACGCTTTGGAGGATGTTTCGATTGCTCGTAAGCCATTTATTCAAAAAATCAAAGATAAGATGGTAAGCAGTGGTGCTGATGTCGCTTTGATGACGGGAAGTGGG
Coding sequences:
- the ispE gene encoding 4-(cytidine 5'-diphospho)-2-C-methyl-D-erythritol kinase → MDSIIERAPAKINLGLDIQGKREDGYHDLEMVMVSVDLCDYISVSALEEDCIQVASDCPKMPVNAKNDVFKAARLIKENYQIKSGVSIFLTKKIPVCAGMGGGSSDAAATIRALNQLWELNMSVSEMIQLGIEIGSDVPYCIEAGCSRISGKGEIVQPIDGQLSSWVVLVKPDFGISTRTVFPNVDPENISRVNIDTIVETIESNDYQAMTAAMGNALEDVSIARKPFIQKIKDKMVSSGADVALMTGSGPSVFALCQSEKQANRVVNSLKGFCKEVYKVRTL